One genomic region from Melioribacteraceae bacterium encodes:
- a CDS encoding insulinase family protein, which produces MKRLFLLIFAFIVAFPVFGQLDRSKLPPPGPASEIKIANYESFELKNGLKVFVIENRKLPRVSFNLILDVDPVLEGKNAGYISAAGELLRTGTKKRTKDQLDQEIDLLGASLSTSSTGIFASGLEKHKEKLLEIISDIILNSDFKQEELDKIKKQMLSNLATTKDDPNSISQRVSNVLMFGSDHPYGEIETEESVNSYTLEMCKDYYTSSFNPKVAYLAIVGDINLAKAKQLVEKYLSKWQAKDVQKKDYATPKAPVVNKVALVDRENSVQSVIAIGYPLELKVGSEDAIKASVVNLILGGSATGRLFMNLRESKAYTYGAYSGMNPDRLIGSFAAFTQVRTSVTDSAITEILNEMKKIRNEKVSEDELQKAKNLLSGNFVRSLESPETIARFAINTARYNLPKDYYKNYLKTLNGFTADDIYTAAKKFIKPNNLHIIVVGNGQEIAKNISKFSVSSKVDYFDINGNLFDPSSKKIPAGVTAGDILNKYVEAIGGKENILKVNDKVTKLSGTVQGMNLTITINQKEPNKLYQLLDAGVFQQKTVFDGEKGYTEGMGQRTDLAGDQLEDMKDNSLHNMLTYDERGVKYELTGMETINGKEAYKISFTQPNGKKSTAYYSVETGYLIRTASSVSTEQGTFNQVIDMDDYREVKGVKYPFKMTQSFGPQTIELTVSSIEINTGLPDSLFEVK; this is translated from the coding sequence ATGAAGAGGTTATTTCTTTTAATTTTTGCATTTATTGTAGCGTTTCCGGTCTTCGGTCAGCTAGACAGAAGCAAATTACCGCCTCCTGGTCCGGCGTCGGAAATAAAAATTGCGAACTATGAATCGTTCGAACTGAAAAACGGATTAAAAGTTTTTGTTATTGAAAACAGAAAACTTCCAAGGGTCTCTTTTAACCTGATACTTGACGTTGACCCCGTGCTTGAAGGAAAAAACGCAGGATACATTTCGGCCGCCGGCGAACTTCTGAGAACCGGTACGAAAAAGAGGACCAAAGACCAGCTCGATCAGGAAATTGATCTGCTGGGCGCCAGCCTCTCTACATCGTCTACCGGAATTTTTGCGTCCGGACTTGAGAAACACAAAGAGAAACTGCTCGAAATTATTTCCGATATCATTCTTAATTCCGATTTCAAGCAGGAGGAACTCGATAAAATCAAAAAGCAGATGCTCTCAAATCTGGCAACCACAAAAGACGATCCGAATTCCATTTCGCAGAGAGTAAGTAATGTATTGATGTTCGGAAGCGATCATCCTTACGGCGAAATTGAAACCGAGGAGAGCGTTAATTCCTATACCCTCGAGATGTGTAAAGATTATTATACTTCAAGTTTCAATCCAAAAGTTGCTTACCTGGCTATTGTAGGCGACATAAACCTTGCTAAGGCTAAACAACTTGTCGAAAAATATTTGAGCAAATGGCAGGCAAAGGATGTTCAAAAAAAGGATTATGCCACACCTAAGGCTCCGGTTGTAAATAAAGTTGCTCTTGTAGACCGGGAAAATTCAGTTCAATCCGTTATTGCAATCGGTTATCCGCTTGAATTAAAAGTCGGAAGCGAAGATGCTATTAAAGCAAGCGTTGTAAATTTGATTCTCGGCGGAAGCGCGACTGGCCGTTTGTTTATGAATCTGAGAGAGTCTAAAGCTTATACTTACGGAGCGTATTCGGGAATGAATCCAGACCGGCTTATTGGAAGCTTTGCCGCATTTACTCAGGTGAGAACAAGCGTAACCGATAGTGCAATTACTGAAATACTGAATGAGATGAAAAAGATAAGAAATGAAAAAGTAAGCGAGGATGAATTACAGAAAGCTAAAAACCTTCTCTCGGGTAATTTTGTAAGAAGCCTCGAATCACCCGAAACAATCGCAAGATTTGCCATTAATACGGCCCGTTATAATCTTCCAAAAGATTACTATAAAAATTATCTGAAAACTCTGAACGGATTTACAGCAGATGATATTTATACCGCGGCTAAAAAATTTATTAAACCTAACAATCTTCATATTATTGTTGTGGGCAACGGTCAGGAGATTGCAAAAAATATTTCAAAGTTCAGTGTTAGCAGTAAAGTAGATTATTTTGATATTAACGGTAATCTTTTCGATCCTTCTTCCAAGAAAATTCCTGCAGGCGTTACAGCCGGTGATATATTGAATAAATACGTCGAGGCTATCGGCGGTAAAGAGAATATTCTGAAGGTAAACGATAAGGTTACAAAATTGTCTGGAACCGTTCAGGGAATGAACCTCACCATTACAATCAATCAGAAAGAGCCGAATAAACTTTATCAGCTTCTCGACGCAGGAGTATTTCAGCAGAAAACAGTTTTTGACGGTGAGAAGGGGTATACTGAAGGAATGGGACAGAGAACCGATCTCGCCGGTGATCAGCTTGAAGATATGAAAGATAATTCTTTGCACAACATGCTTACTTACGACGAAAGAGGTGTTAAATATGAACTGACCGGAATGGAAACCATAAACGGAAAAGAGGCTTATAAAATTTCTTTCACACAGCCGAACGGCAAGAAAAGCACGGCATACTACTCGGTTGAAACAGGATATTTAATCAGAACCGCCAGTTCAGTTTCTACCGAGCAGGGTACTTTTAACCAGGTAATTGATATGGACGATTACAGGGAGGTGAAAGGTGTAAAATATCCTTTCAAAATGACCCAATCCTTCGGACCTCAGACTATTGAGTTGACTGTCTCCTCCATAGAAATTAATACAGGCCTTCCCGACTCGCTATTCGAAGTGAAATAA
- a CDS encoding TetR/AcrR family transcriptional regulator, with the protein MAYDIEVKQRILTKAEEMFFQFGFTKVTMEEIASLLSISKKTLYKHFNNKEHILKEIVQNKKCEIETFVDKLVADNSIDFVEKLNKFLSFITSHFSKLSHPNFQDLVKSHPDIWNDIQAFRRKNAYLCFSKLINQGKESGVFRNDFNSDVAVQLYFSAIHGMLNLESLARLPVTANEAYTDIVKILFEGIFSDKGREKYRNTNLINENNGVSLT; encoded by the coding sequence ATGGCTTACGATATTGAGGTAAAACAAAGAATACTTACTAAAGCAGAAGAAATGTTTTTTCAGTTCGGCTTTACAAAGGTTACTATGGAGGAAATCGCTTCTCTTCTCTCGATCAGCAAGAAGACGCTGTACAAACATTTCAATAACAAGGAGCATATTCTAAAAGAAATTGTTCAAAACAAAAAATGCGAAATAGAAACTTTCGTAGATAAACTGGTTGCCGATAATAGCATCGATTTTGTTGAGAAGCTGAATAAGTTTCTGAGCTTTATTACATCACACTTTTCAAAATTATCCCATCCGAATTTTCAGGACCTTGTTAAAAGTCACCCCGATATATGGAACGATATACAGGCTTTCAGAAGGAAGAATGCATATCTCTGTTTTTCAAAGCTGATAAATCAGGGAAAAGAGAGCGGTGTTTTTAGAAATGACTTTAACAGCGATGTAGCGGTTCAACTCTATTTCTCGGCTATCCACGGCATGCTAAATCTCGAATCTCTTGCCCGGTTGCCGGTGACGGCAAACGAAGCCTATACCGATATTGTAAAAATTTTATTTGAAGGAATCTTTTCCGATAAAGGAAGAGAGAAATATCGTAACACAAATCTGATAAACGAAAATAATGGAGTCTCTTTAACATGA
- a CDS encoding TolC family protein: protein MRYTKYVFLFLGLLFFNGSIPAQEKISLSIGQAIEIGLKNSKTLHSSLMKVKSAQSKAKESNALRLPSLKLNAGYRRLSEVDPFIINTPFGSFPIAPGIFDNYSAQLSLFQPLFTGFRLAGNLTMNEELANAVNEDYNRDKSELIFNIRNSYWSVYKAIQFKKLMDETVDQIKAHLDDARNLEKAGMITRNDILKIEVQLSNALYQQVDAENAVKLSTVALNNVIGIPLDTHIEISSEANKAGYSAGQLITLINEAIERRPELKAADSRIKAGEAGVTLAKSSWYPQISLYGNYYYSKPNQRILPTQNRFDATWDAGVNISMNVWDWFTTKHQTDQAEAQLAQAVDGFGLIKDGITMEVTQNYLNVNQAERKISIAKLSVEQAEENLRVTSQKFKNGLTTSSELIDAETALIGSRTNYTTSLVDYELAKAKLEKSIGK, encoded by the coding sequence ATGAGGTACACCAAATATGTTTTTCTTTTTTTAGGATTATTGTTTTTTAACGGGTCTATTCCTGCACAGGAAAAAATCTCACTTTCTATCGGTCAGGCTATAGAAATCGGTCTGAAGAACAGCAAGACTCTTCATTCGTCCCTGATGAAAGTGAAAAGCGCACAGTCAAAAGCAAAGGAATCCAACGCACTCCGGCTTCCGTCTCTTAAACTGAATGCCGGTTACAGAAGACTTAGTGAGGTTGATCCGTTTATCATCAATACTCCGTTCGGGTCTTTTCCGATTGCGCCGGGTATCTTCGATAATTATTCGGCACAACTCTCCCTGTTTCAGCCTCTCTTTACCGGTTTCCGGCTTGCGGGAAATCTAACCATGAATGAAGAATTGGCCAACGCTGTAAACGAGGATTATAACAGGGATAAAAGCGAACTCATCTTTAATATCCGGAATTCCTACTGGAGTGTTTATAAAGCAATTCAATTTAAAAAACTAATGGACGAAACTGTCGACCAGATTAAAGCACATCTCGATGACGCAAGGAATCTTGAAAAAGCAGGTATGATTACTCGCAACGATATACTCAAAATCGAGGTGCAATTGTCGAACGCTCTTTATCAGCAGGTTGATGCTGAAAATGCCGTTAAGCTCTCAACAGTTGCCCTCAATAATGTAATCGGAATCCCGCTCGATACACATATCGAAATCTCTTCTGAGGCAAACAAAGCCGGATATTCAGCCGGACAATTAATCACCCTTATCAATGAAGCGATTGAAAGAAGACCCGAGCTTAAAGCTGCTGATTCAAGAATTAAAGCAGGCGAAGCGGGCGTTACCCTCGCCAAATCCTCCTGGTACCCGCAAATCTCTCTTTACGGGAACTACTATTACTCGAAACCGAACCAGAGGATTCTTCCTACCCAAAACAGATTTGATGCAACATGGGACGCGGGAGTAAACATAAGCATGAATGTATGGGACTGGTTTACAACAAAGCATCAGACTGACCAGGCGGAAGCGCAGCTTGCCCAGGCGGTTGACGGATTCGGTTTAATCAAGGACGGTATTACAATGGAAGTAACTCAGAATTATCTTAATGTTAATCAGGCCGAAAGAAAAATTTCAATTGCAAAACTGAGCGTTGAACAGGCAGAGGAAAATTTAAGGGTTACTTCTCAAAAATTTAAAAACGGGCTCACAACAAGCTCGGAACTGATAGACGCAGAAACGGCTCTTATCGGCTCCAGAACAAATTACACAACATCGCTTGTGGATTATGAGCTTGCAAAAGCAAAACTTGAAAAATCAATCGGTAAATAA
- a CDS encoding efflux RND transporter periplasmic adaptor subunit, producing the protein MKNWKLILLFAVIVIGVVSILFMNKKKMNASSVGGIKDVYYVKVEKAVQKNLAESLSLVGTVAANNDVNIISETSGKVTAVYIKVGDYKPAGSVLFQVDDELRKAALMSAEANYEKAKKDFERFQSLHKEKSASDSQLDQIKLAYSLAESQYIVAKRQYNDTQIKTPISGYVTAKYVDVGAMLQGPPQPTLVANIVDISRLKVKINVAEKDAFMIKAGDPVSVTVDVYPGNVFKGRIESVSAKADEAHTYPVEINVVNERENPLKAGMFARVEFTSIKDRKSIVIPRESLVGSIKQPRVFVVENEVAKLRDVVVGNESGVFVEILQGLMEGEEIIVNGQNNIVDNTRVTVIK; encoded by the coding sequence ATGAAAAACTGGAAATTAATCCTGCTGTTTGCTGTAATTGTTATCGGCGTGGTTTCAATTCTGTTTATGAATAAAAAGAAAATGAATGCATCCAGCGTTGGCGGAATAAAGGACGTTTACTACGTAAAGGTTGAAAAAGCCGTTCAGAAGAATCTGGCAGAATCACTTAGTCTAGTCGGAACTGTCGCAGCAAACAACGATGTAAACATTATTTCTGAAACTTCCGGAAAAGTAACGGCCGTTTATATTAAAGTAGGAGATTATAAACCTGCCGGCTCTGTCCTTTTCCAGGTTGATGATGAACTCAGAAAAGCTGCTTTAATGAGCGCCGAAGCAAATTATGAGAAAGCAAAAAAAGATTTCGAAAGATTTCAATCTCTTCATAAGGAAAAGTCTGCTTCCGATTCTCAGTTAGATCAGATTAAGCTTGCCTATTCTCTTGCAGAGTCGCAGTATATTGTTGCAAAAAGACAATACAACGATACGCAGATCAAAACACCAATCTCCGGTTATGTAACCGCGAAATACGTTGACGTGGGCGCGATGCTTCAGGGTCCTCCGCAGCCTACGCTCGTTGCAAATATTGTGGATATCTCCAGACTGAAAGTAAAAATAAACGTAGCCGAAAAAGATGCTTTCATGATTAAAGCCGGAGATCCCGTTTCTGTAACCGTTGACGTTTATCCGGGTAATGTGTTTAAAGGAAGAATTGAATCGGTTAGTGCCAAGGCGGATGAAGCTCATACATATCCGGTTGAGATAAATGTTGTTAATGAAAGGGAAAATCCTCTTAAAGCGGGAATGTTTGCCAGGGTTGAATTTACTTCCATTAAAGATCGAAAATCGATAGTTATACCACGTGAGTCGCTAGTCGGGAGTATTAAACAGCCCCGGGTCTTTGTTGTGGAAAATGAAGTTGCGAAACTGCGCGACGTTGTGGTTGGTAACGAGTCCGGTGTGTTTGTAGAAATCCTTCAGGGTTTAATGGAAGGAGAAGAGATTATTGTAAACGGACAGAACAACATTGTTGATAACACCCGTGTAACGGTTATTAAGTAG